From Saccharomycodes ludwigii strain NBRC 1722 chromosome IV, whole genome shotgun sequence, one genomic window encodes:
- the CDC16 gene encoding anaphase promoting complex subunit CDC16 (similar to Saccharomyces cerevisiae YKL022C | CDC16 | Cell Division Cycle) translates to MHNNNNTGQTPSHNTSTLAISPLVTRTDIGGYNRRNRVFANNNHLTSNNLSANLQTPFKPILQNNTNNEPTTNTANPLLVNKSPFGTPHVNPEEFSNLLNANTTTAQNYNLNMEKKLSDEIINENNKSMEKLSSAERLRLWRHDALMQHHYKTAEFVGDKVYSITKDPNDAFWLAQVYYNDRMYIKAINFLSRDNLYSTSIICQYLCALCLVNLEKYDEALELIGETNPFRQQQDLDSTQFFQNAQQSEDGGIKLESSLCFLRGKIYTALNNLEFAKECFKEAVFVDVKNFEAFDTLISNYFLSPAEQWSFFQSLDFESQLCSAEDIELIKSLYTIKLSKYLNMDTINAARNVLDRNYNFDELENGDYLTSEAEELILACNYQECLKTCEKVIAKDPYNFKILPIYISCLYELGGKNKLFQISHKLAEDCSKNGVSWYSVGVYYLSTNKITEARKYFSKSSILDPNLCCSWIGFGHTYAAEGEHEQAIAAYSTAARFFPGSHLPNLFLGIQYILMDSFVLAEEYLMLAYDICPYDPLLLNEIGVVFYQKSNFIKAKKYFKKAWDLINKVGSNSKSWLSIHVNLGHTYRKLNELEKAVECFKLVFEVSKKDENVYSSLGLIYLKMNKLEKSIDVLHKSLALQPSSQIAQELLDKAMEVNLFTDIDKSHPLVVSSKFTKYPSSDSSEEGINEKRNSFNKMSATEIANKIKMNYDSDSDSDMEVE, encoded by the coding sequence atgcataacaacaacaatacaGGGCAAACGCCATCCCATAATACGTCCACCTTGGCAATATCACCTTTAGTAACAAGAACCGATATTGGTGGATATAATCGTAGAAATCGAGTGTTTGCAAATAATAACCACCTTACATCCAATAACCTGTCAGCTAACTTACAGACACCGTTTAAACCCATTTTGCAGAATAACACTAACAACGAGCCCACAACAAATACTGCCAACCCATTGCTTGTAAATAAATCGCCATTTGGAACACCCCATGTTAATCCAGAAGAATTTTCTAATTTGCTGAATGCAAACACTACTACAGCACAAAACTACAACTTaaatatggaaaaaaaactgtcAGATGAGATAATCAAcgaaaacaacaaaagtaTGGAAAAATTATCCTCAGCCGAAAGACTAAGGCTTTGGAGACACGATGCCCTTATGCAACACCATTATAAAACCGCAGAGTTTGTAGGAGACAAAGTTTATTCAATTACCAAAGATCCAAACGATGCGTTCTGGTTGGCACAAGtttattataatgataGGATGTATATCAAAGCAATTAACTTTTTGTCGCGTGATAATTTATACTCCACAAGCATTATTTGCCAATATTTATGTGCGTTATGCCTAgttaatttagaaaaatacGATGAAGCTTTAGAATTAATTGGCGAAACAAATCCTTTCCGCCAGCAACAAGATTTGGATAGTACTcagttttttcaaaacgCCCAACAATCTGAAGATGGGGGGATTAAACTTGAATCATCTTTATGTTTTTTGAGGGGCAAAATCTATACGGCGTTGAATAATTTGGAGTTTGCTAAAGAATGTTTTAAGGAGGCTGTGTTTGTTGACGTTAAGAATTTTGAGGCGTTTGACACTTTAATCtccaattattttttaagtCCAGCTGAACAATGGTCCTTTTTCCAATCCTTAGATTTTGAGTCGCAATTATGTTCAGCAGAGGATATAGAGCTAATAAAATCTTTATATActataaaattatcaaaatatttaaacatGGATACAATAAATGCGGCTAGAAATGTTTTAGACcgtaattataattttgatgAATTAGAAAATGGCGATTATCTAACTAGCGAAGCAGAGGAATTAATACTGGCTTGCAACTACCAGGAATGTTTAAAGACTTGCGAGAAAGTCATTGCTAAAGATCCGTACAATTTTAAGATTTTACCGATATACATTTCATGTCTATACGAATTGGGCGGGAAGAATAAACTATTTCAAATATCCCATAAGTTAGCTGAAGACTGTTCTAAAAATGGGGTTTCATGGTATAGCGTTGGTGTTTATTACTTAagtacaaataaaataacagaGGCTCgcaaatatttttccaaaagtTCCATATTGGATCCTAACTTGTGTTGTTCATGGATTGGTTTTGGCCACACCTATGCAGCAGAGGGAGAACATGAGCAAGCTATAGCCGCATATTCAACCGCAGCAAGATTTTTTCCTGGTTCCCACTTGCCTAATCTTTTCCTAGGCattcaatatattttaatggattcttttgttttggcAGAAGAATATTTGATGTTAGCGTATGACATATGTCCTTATGACCCCTTGTTATTAAACGAAATAGGTGTTGtgttttatcaaaaatcaaattttattaaagcGAAAAAGTATTTCAAGAAAGCATGGGATTTGATAAATAAAGTGGGATCGAATTCTAAATCTTGGCTCAGTATTCATGTTAACTTGGGACATACCTACAGAAAATTGAATGAATTGGAGAAAGCGGTGGAATGTTTCAAGTTGGTATTTGAAGTATCTAAAAAGGACGAAAACGTTTACTCATCATTGGgattaatatatttgaaaatgaacAAGTTAGAAAAATCTATTGATGTTTTACATAAATCTTTAGCTTTGCAACCATCTAGCCAAATTGCGCAAGAACTACTCGATAAGGCCATGGAGGTCAATTTGTTTACCGATATAGATAAGTCACATCCATTAGTTGTATCATctaaatttacaaaatatcCAAGTAGTGATAGTAGTGAGGAGGGGATCAATGAGAAACGAAattcatttaataaaatgtcTGCCACTGAAATTgcaaacaaaattaaaatgaaTTATGATTCCGATTCGGACAGCGACATGGAGGTTGAATAA
- the LYS1 gene encoding saccharopine dehydrogenase (NAD+, L-lysine-forming) (similar to Saccharomyces cerevisiae YIR034C | LYS1 | LYSine requiring), which translates to MKPVTLHLRAETKPLEARAALTPSTVKSLISAGFKIYVEQSPQSTFNIDEYKKAGAIIVPAGSWKTAPKDRIIIGLKEMPETDTFPLHHEHIQFAHCYKNQAGWQDVLGRFKRGNGLLYDLEFLENDKGRRVAAFGFYAGFAGAALGLKDWCFKQTHSDSKDLPGVKPYPNENCLITDVSKDYQLALKTGAKPPKVLIIGALGRCGSGAIELLHKVGIPDKNIIKWDIKETSRGGPFTEIANSDIFINCIYLSKPIPPFINYELLNKPTRRLRTVVDVSADTTNPHNPIPIYNVATVFDKPTVPVPTTQGPKLSVISIDHLPSLLPRESSEFFARDLLPSLKELPNRDTAPVWVRAKNLYEKHCGRLDRQSKL; encoded by the coding sequence aTGAAACCTGTTACTTTACATTTGAGAGCTGAAACTAAACCATTGGAAGCACGTGCTGCTTTAACACCTTCTACTGTCAAGAGTTTGATTTCTGCAGGCTTTAAGATTTACGTTGAACAAAGCCCACAATCCACTTTTAACATCgatgaatataaaaaggCTGGTGCTATCATTGTTCCTGCTGGTTCATGGAAAACTGCACCAAAAgatagaattattattggtttgAAAGAAATGCCAGAAACAGACACTTTCCCATTGCACCATGAACATATTCAATTTGCCCATTGTTACAAGAACCAAGCAGGCTGGCAAGACGTTTTGGGTCGTTTCAAAAGAGGTAACGGTTTATTATACGACCTAgaatttttagaaaatgaCAAGGGTAGAAGAGTTGCTGCTTTCGGATTTTATGCCGGTTTTGCAGGTGCTGCTTTAGGTTTGAAGGACTGGTGTTTTAAGCAAACCCACTCTGATAGTAAAGATTTACCAGGGGTTAAACCATATCCAAACGAAAACTGTCTAATTACTGACGTTTCCAAAGATTATCAACTTGCCTTGAAAACCGGTGCCAAGCCACCAAAGGTTTTAATTATTGGTGCCTTGGGTAGATGTGGTAGTGGTGCTATTGAATTGTTACACAAAGTTGGGATCCCagacaaaaatattataaaatggGATATTAAAGAGACATCTAGGGGTGGTCCATTTACTGAAATTGCCAACtctgatatttttattaactgCATTTACTTATCCAAGCCAATTCCACCATTTATCAATTATGAATTGTTAAACAAGCCAACAAGAAGATTAAGAACTGTTGTTGATGTTTCTGCCGATACCACAAATCCTCATAACCCAATACCTATTTACAATGTAGCCACAGTTTTTGATAAGCCAACTGTTCCTGTCCCAACCACTCAAGGTCCAAAATTATCTGTTATATCTATAGATCATTTGCCATCTCTACTTCCAAGAGAGTCTTCTGAATTTTTTGCAAGAGATTTATTACCTTCTTTAAAGGAATTGCCAAACAGAGACACTGCTCCTGTTTGGGTCAGAGCTAAGAACTTGTATGAAAAACATTGCGGCCGTTTGGATAGACAATCTAAATTATGA
- the MAK11 gene encoding Mak11p (similar to Saccharomyces cerevisiae YKL021C | MAK11 | MAintenance of Killer), translating into MSLSQEKNSSSAANTGKNQFRIIVGSYEHNILCVSLDLSLSEPLFSAIFHFQAHALSVKCLASCKRYLVSGSNDEHIRIYDLQKRKELGTLLSHQGSITALKFSGETVNFETKESDPRSKGKWLLSASEDKTISIWRVKDWEKFGVLKGHTARINDIDIHPSNRIAISVSDDHTIRLWNLMTIKKAGILKLRKYNQNGQFVRWCGENSEFFVVALTNLILFYKTSDAKVFHEIELSAGKTIMHLEVVKIEGVEYVVVALNDGNVSFFNTNFLKEETAQKQLDEEELDDINDFQGTKADFSLLGHSNRVKDFKIYENPFGLYLVTIGSDGRIVVWNLHSRDQIAVYDCGERLNCLSLISEDVEKFDSMKKRTLTEADLEGEQSEVEADPEELKKIMLGGKNKRKKKGSMGKKAKKVTVELE; encoded by the coding sequence ATGTCTTTATCACAGGAGAAAAATTCAAGTTCTGCCGCAAATACTGGAAAGAATCAATTTAGAATAATCGTTGGATCTTATGAGCACAACATTTTATGTGTGTCCCTAGATTTATCATTATCCGAACCGTTATTTTCAGcaatatttcattttcagGCACATGCTCTTAGTGTTAAATGTTTAGCTAGTTGCAAAAGATATTTGGTTTCAGGTAGCAATGATGAGCATATTAGAATTTatgatttacaaaaaagaaaagagttGGGTACTTTGTTAAGCCATCAAGGTTCAATTACGGCGCTAAAATTTTCTGGTGAGACAGTCAATTTTGAAACAAAAGAGTCTGATCCAAGAAGCAAGGGGAAATGGTTGCTATCCGCGAGTGAGGATAAAACCATATCTATATGGAGAGTAAAAGACTGGGAAAAGTTTGGTGTTTTAAAAGGCCATACAGCCAGAATCAACGATATAGACATTCATCCAAGTAATAGAATTGCAATTAGTGTGAGTGATGATCATACTATAAGGCTATGGAATCTAATGACCATTAAAAAAGCaggtattttaaaattgagAAAGTATAATCAAAATGGCCAATTTGTTAGATGGTGTGGCGAAAACTCCGAATTTTTTGTAGTTGCTCTAACTAATCTAATTCTGTTCTATAAAACCTCAGATGCCAAAGTTTTCCATGAAATTGAATTAAGTGCtggaaaaacaattatgCATTTAGAAGTTGTCAAAATTGAAGGGGTAGAATATGTAGTTGTTGCTTTGAATGATGGGAATGTCTCGTTTTTCAAtaccaattttttgaagGAAGAAACAGCCCAAAAACAGTTGGATGAAGAGGAATTGGATGATATAAATGATTTCCAGGGCACGAAAGCCGACTTTTCCCTACTAGGCCATAGCAATCGTGtcaaagattttaaaatttatgaaAACCCATTTGGTCTGTACTTGGTGACCATCGGGTCTGATGGTAGAATTGTTGTTTGGAATCTACATTCGAGAGATCAAATAGCTGTCTATGATTGTGGCGAAAGGTTAAATTGTTTAAGTTTAATAAGTGAGGATGTCGAAAAATTTGATAGCATGAAGAAACGTACTTTAACTGAGGCGGATTTGGAGGGTGAACAAAGTGAAGTTGAAGCAGATCCAGAagaattgaagaaaataatgttgggtgggaaaaacaaaagaaagaagaagggTTCCATGGGTAAAAAAGCCAAGAAAGTTACTGTTGAACTAGAATAA